One window of Dermacentor andersoni chromosome 7, qqDerAnde1_hic_scaffold, whole genome shotgun sequence genomic DNA carries:
- the LOC126534289 gene encoding uncharacterized protein has protein sequence MHSSKPFAFAAQVSARLIIRILILALVPAASDATALSEPLRCEWPASPCLLSATTDSPAAPPLPCLNCPWIHAPSSTTTEEPSIKDHHQRAALCGLGRCATMHSSKPFAFAAQVSNQYCLFTKKSSNYCLLQLPSPQCCLSIVVECYDVVRTLLLLAGDIESNPGPDTVLAELKKLSTGQSQLLAEVQGLRNQLTTTEQAISDLSNRLSNLETRYQDLVTLRTDMDAICTNTTQTAKDIKGIEARLDDAENRSRRNNLIFYNITDNNASENYAQSEETVLRLCRDHLGLTIDPKEIERAHRLGRHSSGRSRPIIVKLTFFKTKQLILSNGRKLKGTDYSVGEDFSRPVRDARKHLVRFAKTKNTKFSLRYKTLFIGPKQYAFDESSQTVKEIS, from the coding sequence ATGCACTCATCTAAGCCGTTCGCCTTCGCTGCGCAGGTGTCTGCCCGTCTAATCATCCGGATACTCATCCTGGCCCTGGTTCCCGCCGCTTCTGATGCCACGGCCCTCAGCGAACCACTTCGCTGCGAGTGGCCCGCCAGCCCTTGTCTGCTGTCTGCTACTACAGATAGCCCGGCAGCGCCACCGCTGCCGTGCCTCAACTGCCCCTGGATTCACGCACCGTCATCGACAACAACCGAGGAGCCATCTATAAAAGACCATCACCAACGCGCGGCACTCTGTGGGCTCGGTCGCTGTGCCACGATGCACTCATCTAAGCCGTTCGCCTTCGCTGCGCAGGTCAGTAATCAGTATTGTCTTTTCACAAAAAAATCAAGTAACTACTGTCTCCTGCAGCTACCGAGCCCACAGTGCTGCCTTTCGATTGTTGTTGAATGTTATGATGTAGTACGTACCTTGTTGCTGTTGGCTGGTGATATCGAGTCAAACCCAGGTCCCGACACTGTACTCGCAGAACTAAAGAAGCTGTCTACTGGTCAGTCACAACTACTCGCCGAGGTTCAAGGCCTTAGAAACCAACTAACAACTACTGAACAGGCTATATCTGACCTCAGTAACAGATTATCCAACCTAGAAACTCGCTATCAAGACCTGGTAACACTACGCACCGACATGGATGCGATCTGCACTAACACCACCCAAACAGCCAAAGATATCAAAGGAATAGAAGCCCGCCTGGATGACGCCGAAAATCGCTCGCGacgaaacaatttaattttctatAATATCACAGATAACAATGCATCGGAAAACTACGCCCAATCTGAAGAAACTGTCCTGCGCCTCTGCCGTGATCACTTAGGTCTAACCATTGACCCAAAAGAAATTGAACGGGCTCACCGTCTTGGGCGCCATTCTTCTGGGCGCTCTCGCCCAATTATAGTCAAACTGACATTTTTTAAAACCAAACAGCTAATTCTTTCAAATGGCCGTAAGTTAAAAGGGACTGATTACAGCGTCGGGGAGGATTTTTCACGCCCTGTCCGAGATGCGCGAAAGCATCTAGTTAGATTTGCCAAAACTAAAAACACAAAATTTTCCTTGCGCTACAAAACATTATTCATCGGTCCGAAACAGTACGCATTCGACGAATCATCGCAGACAGTAAAAGAAATCTCATAG